The Myxococcus virescens genome includes the window CGACGCCGACCTCCAGGGTGTCGAGGGAGAGGCGATTGCCGCTGCCGCACCGGGCGCAGCGCTGCAGCACGTCTTCGGCAGTGACTTCGTGAATGGCCATGGGCGTCCTCACGCGACAGCGGTGTACGAGCCGTACCAGTACGTCGCGGCGAGGCCTGAGAGGTTTTGGTGGCTGTAGAAGGCGAAGCCGTCTCTGTCGGGCACCATGACGGTGGGGTTGCCGACGAAGCTGCCGCTGGTGGCGTAGGGGGTGAGGGTGATGGAGGAGGGCGCGGTGGGAAAGCGGCTGCGGAACGTCACCGAGCCGCCCCCGGCCAGGTTGTCGTGCGCGACGGTGTCGCTGTTGCTGTACTGGAGGCCGAGCCGGCCCACCTCGCGCACGCTGCCCGCCACCTCGAAGGCCGTGTTGCTGGCAGTGCTACTCATGGGAATCCGCCAGGTGCGCGTCCAGGTGGTGAATGTGACGCCAGTGTTGGCGTCGTGGAGGAACTCCGCCTCGTTGCGTGAGAGGCGAAAGCCGCCGGAGGCCGTCCCGCTGGTGTCCCGGGCCCAGGCGCTGCCATTCCAGGCCGCATTGAGGGTGAACCACACCGAGTCGCTGTCGGCGTAGAGGCGCAGCCGCGCGGCGGCGCCGCCCGCGCCCTGGGCGTCGAGGAGGAGGACGCGGCCGGCCCCGAGGACGGGCTGGAGGATGGCCTTGTGCTGGCCCACCGCAGTCTCGTTGCCGCGGAAGTGCCCGCCGCTGAAGGCCGAGAGGACTTCCGCGAGGGCCGCTTCGACGGTGCCTGCCGTCAGCAGGTTGCCAGCGTCCGCGACGGAGACGGCGGAGGCCGCGTGGGCCCCCGCGCCCTGGGTGACGTGCCCATTGAGGAAGCCCAGAAGCGCGGCCACCTGCTGCCGCAGGCTGCTGGCGGGGAGGGTGTGAGGCGTCCCTGCCAGTGCGTCTCCTCCGATACGAGAGGCGCCGGGGCTGTTTGCCGTTGTCTCTCCGAGGCGCGTGACGACCTCCTGCAACTGGGCCTGCACGCTGGTGCCGCTGACGTAGCTGTGGGGCGTGGCGCCAATGGCGCTGGCGTGGTGGGCCCCGGTGGCCGCGCCCTGGTGGGTGTTGAGGAAGCCCAGCAGCGAGGAGAGCTGCGCGTCCACGGTGCCCGCCGGCAGCAGGTTGGGCGTGCCGGGCACCGCGTCCGCGCCCACGCGAGAGGCGCCCGGTGTGCCAGCAGTGGCCGTGGAGAGCTTGTCCACGACTTCGTCCACGGCCGTCTGCACGGTGGTGGCGCCAACGAAGCCGTGGGGCGCGTAGTCCACGGCGCTGGCCGCGTGCCTCCGGGCGTCGCCGGAGAAGTGCCCGGCCAGTTCGGCGTCCACCTCGTCCAGCGTCGCCTGCACCGTGTCCGCGCTGGGGCTCAGGACGTCCCAGGTGCCGCTCTCCACGGCCACGGAGGTGCCCCGGGCGAAGATGAAGGCCTGGCGGCGGGAAGTGTCCAGGTCCGCAGCAAGAATCTGCGTCTGCCCTGGGCGGCGCCGGACATCACACAGCAGCAGCTCGTCGGACTGGAGGGCGGGCTTGGGCGCCTGGCCGACGGGCCCCTCCGGCGCCTGGCGCACCACCAGCTCGAAGGACTCGTCGCGGCGGAAGTACACCTGCTGGGAGTTGCCGTCCGTGCGCGGCTCGGACAGCAGGCGGGTGAAGCGCAGGAAGATGCCCACCCACCGCTCGCTGCCCGAGGTGGAGACGTCGGTGGGGATGCCCGACAAGTCCGCCGCGCAGTTCACCGTCTGCCCGGTGCCGAAGAAGATGCGCTGGCCGAGGTTGTCGTAGGCGCGGCCTGGGGCCGTCAGGTCGACGGTGAGGTTGGGGACGGGGGAATGCGGCGCGGGCACGGCCCCGGAGATGACGCCGTGGACGCCCAAGTCCGAGGCGAGGTTCCTATCTGCTTGCTCGAGCTGCGCGAAGGCCAGGTCCAGCTCGGCCTCCGTCACGCGCTGCCTGAAGTGAAAATCCAGCCGGTTGCTCATGCCTGCGCCCTCCAGAGGAAGGCAAAGGCACGGCGCGAGAAATCGGGGACATGCCAGGCGGACGTCAGTGCAGCGTCGTCGTCTCGCCCAGCTCGCTGAGTCCCAGCTCCCAGTGCTCCGGGAGTATGGGCGGCAGGGGCTCCACCAAGTCGACGAAGTGGGTGTGCGCGGGCTTGAGGTAGTCGACGAGGGTGCGCAGTCGCTGGCGCTCCGCAGGCGAGAGGAGACGCTCCACCTCGACGTTGAAGGCGTAGCGGGCGAAGCGCTCCGAGGGGCCCAGTACCCAGTCGACGCCCAGCTCGGACTCACCCAGCACGAGGGTGTCTGAGGCGAAGGGAGAGATGGCCCTCACCTCGATGCCGAGGAAGAAGCGGATGGCGTTGCGCAGGCCCAGCGCGGTGCCCTTCTGCTGGTACATGTCCACGAGGATGGCGGCCAGGCGGCGCCGGGCGAGGACGTCCAGCTCGAAGGCGAAGGGGTTTCCCAAGTCCTGGAGGATGCCGTCGAGGAAGGACTCCGGCGCACGCTCCAGGTCAAAGACGTCGGGGAAGGCGTCCAAGTCAGCGAGGAGCAAGTCCGTCACCTCCTGAAGGCAGGAGATGAAGCGGTGCAGGTCGCCCGTCACGTCGTCGCGGCGGTTGTGGCGGGGCAGCATGTCCCAGAGCTGGAAGTGCCGGGAGGGCGGCCTGGTCGGCCTGAAACCCGTGAAGATGGCGCGGTGGTAGGGGGCGAGCACCAGGTTGCCGTGGGCGTCCGTCACGCCCTCCACGAGCACCTCGTACCCCACGTCCGGCGTCATTTCCGTGTCGAGGGCGAGGTGGACGAGGGGGCCGTCGGCCGCGGCCTCGAGGGCGGCCACCGGGACTGCGGGCGCGCCGCGAGGCGTGAAGGTGATGCGCGCGGAGGGCGGTACCCGCACGTCCTCGTCGAAGGCGAGGCGCACCGATTTCGACGCCAGGGCCTGGGCGCTCACGAGCCGGGGTGCCGTCCTGTCCTCCACGGTGAAGGTGTACGTCTCGTCGAGGAGGTGCGCGCCGCCGGCCGTGGCCGAGACGACGCGGACGGAGACGGTGGCCTGGCTAACCAGTGGCACCGCCGGATGGAGCACCACACGCAGGGTGTCTGCCGTCTGCGTCACCTCCGCCAGAGGCCCCGCGAAGGCGGGTTGCACCTCGACGTCAGCCCCGCCTTCGAAGGCGGGGAATCCGTCCACCCAGACGCGCGTGGCCGCCCGGGCAATGCCGTCCGTGCCGACGTCCACCAGCTCCAACTCCAGCGCGGCATTGACGGGGACATTCGCCTCCTCGGGGCCCGGAGCGCGGTTGAGGAGGAGGGGACGGCGCGTCTCGGCGAAGAGGGAGACGGTGTCGACGTAGAGGGCGGGCAGCTCAACCGTGGCCATGGGGCTTCCTCACGGGGATACGAGCTCCAGGCGGACGCCCACCGTGTGGACACCGGAGAGCTTCGAGACGTTGGCGACCAGGTCCGAGACGAGCCGCTCGCGGCCGGGGCGCCCTCGGCAGCGGGCGTACTTCACCCCGCCCACGACGAGGGACGCTTCCCAGGCCAGGCCAACTGGGGCGCTTGGAGGCACACGGAGGCGCAAGGCGGTGCGGACCAGGTCCACGCCGGTGACGTCCACGGCTTGAGTCACCTCGGCGAAGTCCCCAGGGGCCAGCTCGAAGCGGCGCCCGAGCTCCTCGTCTCCGAGGACGAAGAGGTACTCGCCCGAGGCGGGCGTGGCCCGCTGGGGCCGGATGCGTCCCTGGCCCAGGCCGAGGCGGCTGGTGAAGGCGGTGAGGGCCATGGGCGTCACACCTGCCGGGACAGCTCGAGCGAGTCGAAGTATGCCCGGCGCGTGACGTCCTTCACCGCGAAGCCGAAGCCGCCCCGGCCCGAGGTGAGGGGCTGGCTGCCGGAGTTGATGCCGAGGGCGTCGTCGATGAAGTCGGCCATGCCCGGCACGGGCTGCCAGTCAGGGGGCGTGCCGAGCGGGTGCGCGGCCAAGTCATTCTGGAGGGCCTTGAGGACGACGTCGCCGTTGGCGTTGACGATGACGTCCAGCCGCAGGTGCAGCCAGGTGCCCTGGGTGAAGCTGGCCGAGGACTTCAGCAGGACACCGGGGCCGTCCGCGTCAGGCAGGCCCGTGGCCACCGCGCCTTTGCGCAGAACAACTCGATGGGGCTCATCGTCGGAGAGACCCAGGAGGTAGGCGGAGTCGTTGACGGAGGTGCCCTGTCCGCACAGGAAGAGGAAGGGCGCGAAGCCGGTGGGGCCGCCGCCCGGCCCTCGCTGGAGGCAGCCGCGGATGCTCCCGCCCCGGGCCATGGGGGCGAAGTCGGGGAGGTTGGCGAAGAGACCCACTGCGCCCTGCGCGGCGGAGAGGGAGTTGAAGGCGAAGAGGAAGTGGCCGCCGCCCGGGGGACGGGCAATGCCCGCCGTCACGCCCCTGTCCACGGTGGCGATGTCCAGTCCTTGATTGAGGTAACTCCAATCTGCGCTTGCCATGATGTCCTCACTGCGTGGCGGCCACAGGCCACCCGGTGTCGAAGTCCTCGGTGGGCTGCGTCGTGTTGAAGAGGGCCACGCGCGCCGTCACGTCCTCCCAGCGCCAGGCGTAGGCCTCGTTGGTGTGCCAGCGCTCCTCGAAGTCCTCCCGCGGCGAGTTGTTGAAGAGGCCCGGCACGGAGGTGATGTCCGCCCAGTCCGTGAGGAAGCGCCCCTGGTCCCACGTCTCGACGACGCCCCCCTCGAAGCGGTGCGGGACGAGCTGCGCGGCCGGCAGCTCGAAGAGGTAGCCGTCGTTGTCCCAGCCCCGGGAGAAGGACTCGAAGCCCTCGCGCTGGCCAGAGAAGAAGGCGAGGGCTACAGGGATGTCGGAGAGGGCGGCGCGCCACACGTACCAGTGCTCGAAGTCCTCGCACGCCTCCTCCGGCACACCGAAGCCCGCTAGGGCTTCGAGGTGCGTCACCGCCGTCAGCGTCCAGTGCGCTGCCTCGCCGGGCCGGGCGCCCGCGTCTTCGAAGCTGGGATTCAGGAGGGGCATGTCAGAGCAGCCCTCCGGTGTCCCCGTCCTGCAGGATGACGCTGCCCAGCACCGGCAGCTCGCGCACCGTCAGCTTCACGTCCGCGGGCAGGCTGTTGAGTGTCAAATCCATCCGCGCGTCGCCCAGCTTCCGCACCCCGGGCGCGTCGCGGATGACGTTGAACACGTCCGACCAGGCTACCTCGCCGGCGGGGAAGCCCTGGGCGTCCTTGAGGTTGAAGCCGAAGTCGATGCGCGGGTTGGGTGTGCCGTCAGGCTCGCTGATGCGGAAGTGGGCGACGAGTGCCTGGCGGACGCGCGAGGCGACGTCCTGGGCCGAAGCGCCCTGGCGCAGGAAGAGGCGGGCGGAGACGTCCACGCGCCGGTACACCGGCTCCTGGACGCTCACCTGGAAGGTGAGGGTGCAGGGGTAGACTTCGGTGACTTGCCGCAGCACCTGGGCCTTGAGCGCGGGCGTGGGGACTCCGCCGCCCTGGGGCACGACGTAGAGGATGCCGGCATTCTCGGCAATGGTGGCGTCTTCGTTGGACGTCAGCATGAGGGCGCGAGCCACTCCGGGGAGGCGCCGGGCGTTAATCTCGAAGTCCTCGCGGGAGACGGTGCGCGTTGGAGCCCGGAGACTCTCGGGGGCGAGCAGCTTCGCGGAGGCCACCGTCTGCCTGTCCGTGCCACCCGAAGCGGGGGCGGGGTTGTGGACGGACACCTGCACCGCGTGGCCGTGGGCGTCCCGAAAGCTGCCCTCCACGACGACGAGGCGACCCGCGTCCACGTTGCCGGCCGTGCCGCCACCTGTCTTGTACACCACCGCCACGGTGCCAGCGGGCGGCAGGCCGTTGGTGCCGGTGCCGAAGCGGATGGTGGCCTTGTCCCCCTGGTCCACCGAGACGAGGAAGTGGGCGTCGGAGGCGCGGGAGTTGAGGAAGGTGTCCACCTCGGTGAAGGTGCCCTGGGCGGTGGACACGCGGGCGGAGCCGTCGAGGTAGGGCGCGAAGTCCAGGTGTGCCTCGAAGTCAGCGAGGCCGCGGGCGTCGAAGAGCTGGGTGTGCGTCTTTGAGTGCTCCACCACGGCCAGGACGCGCGGCGGGTTGGCGCCGGCCAGAATGGTGACGTACGAGAGGAGCTGGAAGCGGACGGCCTCTGTCACCTCCTGCGTGCGGACGATGGTGCCGGCGGGGAAGGTGACAGGGGCTGCGGGAGGCTGAGCCAGGCGCAGCTCCACCTCGGCCGTGGCCGCATGGGCACCGTGAAGCCGGTAGCCCAGCATTCTCGCCAGGGCGATGACGTTGCGGCGCTGGGTGGCGGTGGAGAGGCGCGACTCGCGGGCGAGGTTGTCCTGGTAGAAGCCGAGGACGTCGCCGACGAAGGCGAACATCTCCAGCAGCAGGTTGCCGAAGCTGGCGACGTCGAAATCGGCCCAGTCCGGGAAGACGCTCCGCACCAGCGCCACGAGGCGTGCGCGCAGAGCATCGTAGTCTTTGGTGGTGTAGTCGGTGTTGTGAGGCAGCAACGGAATGCTCGCTTTCAAAGATACCGTTGGGCGATAAGCGCCTTGCGCTCAAGTCTTGGACCGGGGGCGCCATAGAGGAGTTGCACAAGTGCGATGGCGCGCCCCTCGGAGGTCCACTGAGCGTAGGCAGCACCGCCTCGCTGCCGAGGCTTGCCGTTGGTGTCGATTCCGAGTTGCTCCACAATCCAACAGACCGTTGCGGGATGGCCGCAGTAGGCCGCCTGAAGGTAGCCGCGCTTGGAGACGTGAAGGCAGCCGTTGCCGTCAAAGAGACCCCGGAGAAATGCACGTTGCTCCTGGCCAACGAGATTGGGTGGAGCACATGGTGCATACGTCTTGCGCGGCACCACTCCAAGTCGGCCAAGAGAGAGACAAAGCTTGCGGGAGCAAGCCATCAGGCTCCTCAGCCTACTCTTGGTCCAACTCAGTCGTCCGCCAATTCGCGCATGAAGCGTGGAAAGGTGGGATTCGTCCTTGGCGGCGAGATGCACTCTGAGTGCCCAGCGCGGTTTGAAGACGACTGAACCGTCTGCGTAAATGAACCCGAGCCAGTACGCACGCTCCACGTCCAACGGCTCTTCAAAGAAATCCTCGCGTACCCAGTTTTTTCTGGGTTGTCCCGTGCGTCGCTCGGGCGGAAAGAGTCCATCGATGTCGAGTGGTGGGGAGAATGCGAGGGGGTTGGTATGAGAATTGTCCACGATGCGAATGCCTCCGAAGAGGCAAAGCCATCGGACGTGGTGTGTTCGGGGACATCTCACATCTCCAACGAGACGCTCACGGAAGTTGCCGCATCGCGCTCCTTCACCCGGACATGCAGAGTAAACAGAGGGCCTGACTGCTCGACGCGGACCTGCACAAGCTGGACGCCAGGCAGCCAGCGCGCGAGGGCGTCACGGATGCACACGCGCGCCAACTCCCCCAGCACGGCGTCGTTGCTCTGATGGCGAAGGCGCGAGAGGCCCGCGCCGAAGCTGGTGCGCCAGGGCAGCTCACCGGTGGAGTGGGGAGTGGCGCCTTCCGTCAGCAGCACCTGCCGTACCTTCGAGGCGAGCAGTTCGGCCCCGGTCCCCGTGGCGAAGTCCCGCTTTCGGTCGCGCCGGAAGGGGACGAGGAGATTCTGGGGGGCTCGACTCATGACGTCCTCCTCATGGAACGGGAATGGCCGAGCGCACCTGCTGCAGCGTGCGGACGATGGCGTCGAGTGGTGCGATGGCGCCATCGAGCGGGCCTTCGAGGCTGGAGAAGTCCGGCACCTGGGGGCCGCCCACCAGTCCGAGGAGGACGTTGAGGAGGGCCATGAGCTGGGAGAGGGCGGCCAGGGCCTTGCCGACGTTGGCGGCCTCCTGGGCGACGTTGGCCTCCGCGCAGCCGGCCACCGCAAGGAGGCCCGCGTCTCCAAGCTGGGCGGCGCGTTGCCGGGCCCGCGCCACACTCGACAGGCGCAGCTGCATGTGGACGAGCTGGGCACGCGCACGGCCCAGCTCGCCCAGGACGATGTCGATGACGCCCACCACGGTGTAAGGCACCGAGAGCTGGGGGACGAGGCGGAGCAGCTTGGACACCTTCTCGGACAATTTGGGCAGAGCCGCGGCGATGGCTGTCGGGTCCGGCGGCGGCCCCAGCGCGTCCGGTATGGCCTTCACGACTTCGACGAGGGCCAGCACCGCGCCGATGACGTCGAAAATAGGCATGAGCGGCGCGAGCGCCGGCTGGACGGCTTGCAGGAGCTGGTGGTGCTGCAGGGTGGCGCCGCCGGGCAGGGTGAGGGTAGGCGCCTCGGGCAACGGCGGGATGTGGATGCAGATGGGCAGCGCCATGGGCTTCCTCAAATCGGCTCGGCGATGGGGCGGACGACACGGCCGGCGATGGTGACTTGAGCGGCTTCGAGGGAGATGGCGCCCACCGCGCGCAGGGTGAGGGCGGTGGTGGCCTCCAGTGTGACGGAGTTGGTTTCCGCGTCGAAGGTGAGGCAGTCGCCCGTCTTCCGGTTGGTGAGCTTCAGCTTCCGCTTCCCCGCGGACTCGTCCAACTCGACGCGGAAGGTGGGCGTGGCGAGGACGCGGTTGTCGGGCGGAGACACCTGGGCTTCTTCGGGCACCTCGCTCTGACCGCCGGGCCGCCCCCAGTGCGCGCTGAGGTAGTAGGGGGCGTCGACGTCGCCCTGGTTGAAGAAGACAGCGACCTCTGCGCCCACCTCGGGGACGGCGAAGAAGCCCGTGTCCTTGGCGCCCCCGCCGGAGGTGCCCAGCGGCCAGGCCCAGGCGGACTCGGGCTCGAGGACACCGGGGATGCACACGCGGACGCGGCCGAGCTGCGCCTCGTCGTCGCGGCTGGTGACGTAGCCCACGTACATTCCGAGGAGGCGCGTGTCATGGGCAAGGATGTCGTCGTCGAAGGTGCTCATGGTGGGCTCGCTACTTGGGGAGACTCATTCCGGCTTCCGGGTCCTCGACTCCGATGGGCTGCCCGTCGCGGCGGTACTCGATGTACCGGGTGCCGGTGTCCCTCTCGAAGGCCTCGACTTCCTTCAGTGCCCCAGTCGTCTCGGGCGCGCTGGTGTTGGGCTGTCCCCCCTGGGGCTG containing:
- a CDS encoding phage baseplate assembly protein V, encoding MSTFDDDILAHDTRLLGMYVGYVTSRDDEAQLGRVRVCIPGVLEPESAWAWPLGTSGGGAKDTGFFAVPEVGAEVAVFFNQGDVDAPYYLSAHWGRPGGQSEVPEEAQVSPPDNRVLATPTFRVELDESAGKRKLKLTNRKTGDCLTFDAETNSVTLEATTALTLRAVGAISLEAAQVTIAGRVVRPIAEPI
- a CDS encoding phage tail protein gives rise to the protein MATVELPALYVDTVSLFAETRRPLLLNRAPGPEEANVPVNAALELELVDVGTDGIARAATRVWVDGFPAFEGGADVEVQPAFAGPLAEVTQTADTLRVVLHPAVPLVSQATVSVRVVSATAGGAHLLDETYTFTVEDRTAPRLVSAQALASKSVRLAFDEDVRVPPSARITFTPRGAPAVPVAALEAAADGPLVHLALDTEMTPDVGYEVLVEGVTDAHGNLVLAPYHRAIFTGFRPTRPPSRHFQLWDMLPRHNRRDDVTGDLHRFISCLQEVTDLLLADLDAFPDVFDLERAPESFLDGILQDLGNPFAFELDVLARRRLAAILVDMYQQKGTALGLRNAIRFFLGIEVRAISPFASDTLVLGESELGVDWVLGPSERFARYAFNVEVERLLSPAERQRLRTLVDYLKPAHTHFVDLVEPLPPILPEHWELGLSELGETTTLH
- a CDS encoding baseplate J/gp47 family protein; translation: MPLLPHNTDYTTKDYDALRARLVALVRSVFPDWADFDVASFGNLLLEMFAFVGDVLGFYQDNLARESRLSTATQRRNVIALARMLGYRLHGAHAATAEVELRLAQPPAAPVTFPAGTIVRTQEVTEAVRFQLLSYVTILAGANPPRVLAVVEHSKTHTQLFDARGLADFEAHLDFAPYLDGSARVSTAQGTFTEVDTFLNSRASDAHFLVSVDQGDKATIRFGTGTNGLPPAGTVAVVYKTGGGTAGNVDAGRLVVVEGSFRDAHGHAVQVSVHNPAPASGGTDRQTVASAKLLAPESLRAPTRTVSREDFEINARRLPGVARALMLTSNEDATIAENAGILYVVPQGGGVPTPALKAQVLRQVTEVYPCTLTFQVSVQEPVYRRVDVSARLFLRQGASAQDVASRVRQALVAHFRISEPDGTPNPRIDFGFNLKDAQGFPAGEVAWSDVFNVIRDAPGVRKLGDARMDLTLNSLPADVKLTVRELPVLGSVILQDGDTGGLL
- a CDS encoding GPW/gp25 family protein, translating into MSRAPQNLLVPFRRDRKRDFATGTGAELLASKVRQVLLTEGATPHSTGELPWRTSFGAGLSRLRHQSNDAVLGELARVCIRDALARWLPGVQLVQVRVEQSGPLFTLHVRVKERDAATSVSVSLEM